From a single Bufo bufo chromosome 9, aBufBuf1.1, whole genome shotgun sequence genomic region:
- the HYAL2 gene encoding hyaluronidase-2 isoform X2, with amino-acid sequence MPASFMSILWCLLLTFHLDLSSPAVEKPTFRPIYSRRPFVVGWNAPTQECPPRHNVPFDLRLFDFSASPNEGFVDQKLTMFYKERLGYYPYYDEHNTSYYGGVPQNASLSAHLSWMQEGLKKYINKMVDEEGLAVIDWEEWRPIWLRNWIPKHIYRDMSCKLVADRHPTWPKDNIQKQAQYEFESAARSFMEQTLLHARSFRPRQLWGFYLFPDCYNHDYQTDKERYTGKCPDVEISRNDQLSWLWEASTALFPSIYLNQTLESSAQGRKFVQFRVKEAMRIANKHHKDYALPVYVYSQPTYMKKMDTLSQIDLVHTIGESAAQGAAGVIFWGDAEYAKNTESCLKVKSYLEDIFGEYIVNVTTAADLCSRFLCSWNGRCLRQHNMTDGFLHLSSESFRIVRAAKGVNTAAPMWAEGQLSEDDKRYLSSHFRCQCYVDWYGDSCGTQRSTGNRAGITGRPRGHWLLGSLLALLLLLL; translated from the exons ATGCCTGCCTCCTTCATGTCCATCCTCTGGTGCCTCCTCCTCACCTTCCATCTTGACCTTTCATCTCCCGCAGTTGAGAAGCCCACTTTTCGCCCCATTTACAGTCGGCGACCATTTGTGGTCGGCTGGAATGCACCAACGCAGGAATGTCCGCCGCGACACAATGTGCCTTTCGATTTACGACTCTTTGACTTCAGTGCGTCTCCCAACGAGGGCTTTGTGGACCAGAAACTCACCATGTTCTACAAGGAGCGCCTCGGGTACTACCCTTACTATGATGAACATAACACTTCCTACTACGGTGGCGTGCCCCAGAACGCCAGCCTCAGCGCCCACCTCAGCTGGATGCAGGAAGGGTTAAAGAAATACATCAACAAGATGGTGGACGAGGAGGGTCTGGCCGTCATTGACTGGGAGGAGTGGCGCCCCATATGGTTAAGAAACTGGATCCCTAAGCACATCTACCGGGATATGTCCTGCAAGCTGGTGGCCGACCGCCACCCCACCTGGCCCAAGGACAACATCCAGAAGCAGGCGCAATATGAGTTTGAAAGCGCGGCCCGCAGCTTCATGGAGCAAACGTTGCTGCACGCCCGCAGCTTCCGGCCGCGCCAACTCTGGGGCTTCTACCTGTTCCCGGACTGCTACAACCACGACTACCAGACGGACAAGGAGCGCTACACTGGCAAGTGTCCGGACGTGGAGATCTCCCGCAATGACCAGCTGTCCTGGCTGTGGGAGGCCAGCACCGCGCTCTTTCCGTCCATCTACCTGAACCAGACGCTGGAGTCCAGCGCTCAGGGACGCAAGTTTGTGCAATTCCGGGTGAAGGAAGCCATGAGGATCGCAAACAAGCACCACAAGGACTACGCCCTGCCCGTCTACGTGTACTCCCAGCCCACCTACATGAAGAAGATGGACACCCTGTCCCAG ATAGATTTAGTCCACACCATTGGTGAGAGTGCTGCACAGGGGGCCGCCGGCGTCATCTTCTGGGGTGATGCCGAATATGCAAAGAACACG GAGTCTTGTCTGAAGGTGAAGTCGTACCTGGAAGATATTTTTGGTGAATACATCGTGAACGTGACGACCGCGGCGGACCTCTGCAGCCGCTTTCTCTGCAGCTGGAATGGTCGCTGCCTAAGACAACACAATATGACAGACGGCTTTTTGCACCTCAGTTCGGAGAGCTTTCGTATAGTGCGTGCCGCGAAAGGTGTGAACACGGCAGCCCCTATGTGGGCGGAGGGGCAGCTCTCTGAGGACGACAAGCGCTACCTGAGTTCACATTTCCGCTGCCAGTGTTATGTGGACTGGTACGGCGACAGCTGCGGGACTCAGAGAAGCACCGGGAACCGAGCAGGAATCACAGGGCGCCCCAGGGGCCACTGGCTGCTGGGGTCACTGCTAGCCTTACTGCTCTTGCTGCTCTGA